A part of Gracilimonas sediminicola genomic DNA contains:
- a CDS encoding YihY/virulence factor BrkB family protein, with translation MEKHKEFWKRVLKLAGKKDIFFNASAITFNLFICAIPFVLILISIIGYVLSVDEAFNEIVRYGREFFPSFTYETQNNDVFQGAVTIESLLRPLVGARQIFGIIGIIVLMFFTQGLLHSLKHVLFDTFDIKERKHPLMDVVYNFFGFSLIGTVFLFFSLAISTISLFNLSRIQIPFTDMVIELPWIYDFLNIVLPIILAFMILYVVFRFVSERKIKPKVALMAALTYTLLFEIAKFGLSAYLEYAFSTYRYFYQGYTILILLGVWTFYTALLFVISAIMARAYKDVFLGNRPAIEENPYTAIS, from the coding sequence GTGGAGAAACACAAAGAATTTTGGAAACGGGTTTTAAAGCTGGCGGGCAAAAAAGATATCTTTTTTAATGCTTCAGCCATCACGTTCAATTTATTTATTTGTGCCATACCGTTCGTCTTAATCCTGATTTCTATTATCGGGTATGTACTTTCGGTGGATGAGGCCTTTAACGAAATTGTACGATACGGCCGGGAGTTTTTCCCCAGCTTCACCTACGAAACACAGAATAACGATGTATTTCAGGGAGCGGTGACGATAGAATCGCTGCTTCGCCCGTTGGTTGGGGCTCGCCAGATTTTTGGGATCATCGGTATTATTGTGTTGATGTTTTTTACTCAGGGATTGCTGCACAGCCTGAAGCATGTTCTCTTCGATACCTTCGATATCAAAGAACGCAAGCATCCTCTTATGGATGTGGTTTATAATTTCTTTGGCTTCAGTTTGATAGGAACCGTATTCCTGTTTTTCAGCCTCGCCATTTCCACGATCTCCCTTTTTAACCTCAGCCGAATCCAAATTCCCTTTACCGATATGGTCATCGAGCTTCCCTGGATTTATGACTTTCTGAATATAGTACTGCCCATTATTCTTGCCTTTATGATCTTGTATGTGGTGTTCCGGTTTGTGAGCGAGCGCAAGATTAAGCCAAAAGTAGCCCTGATGGCAGCTTTAACCTATACCTTGCTGTTCGAGATCGCAAAATTCGGCTTAAGTGCCTACCTGGAATATGCTTTTTCAACGTATCGGTACTTTTATCAGGGATACACCATTCTTATTCTGTTGGGCGTTTGGACGTTCTATACAGCTCTCTTGTTTGTGATCAGCGCAATTATGGCGAGGGCCTACAAGGATGTGTTTTTAGGAAACCGCCCAGCCATTGAAGAAAATCCATACACAGCTATATCCTGA